From Actinomycetota bacterium:
AGGTCTTGCGCTCATCAATTTCCAACCTTCTCCCAGTCAGCGAGGAATGCTGCGATTCCACGATCGGTAAGTGGATGCTGAACGCATCGCTCAAGAGTTGCCATCGGCACAGTGGCTATATCGGCGCCGATAAGGGCCGCCTGTAGCACATGCTCGGGGTGCCGGACGGAAGCCGCGATGACCTCCACCTTGTGCCCAAAGTCATAGTTGCCCAGAGCCTGCACGATATTTGCCAGATGCTCTACGCCGTGCTCGGAGATGTCATCGAAACGGCCGATGAATGGCGATACGTAAGCGGCGCCCGCACGTGCCGCAAGCAGGGCCTGGGGCACAGTGAAGCAAAGCGTCATGTTGACGTCAATGCCTTGCGCGAAAAGCTCCCTCGTGGCGGCCAATCCCTCGGGAGTCACCGGCACCTTGACAACCACATTGGGGTGCAAGGCCGCAAGAGCCTCTCCCTCGGCAACCATCTCTTCGCGATTCAGCGAAATAACCTCAGCCGAGACAGGACCTTCGACAATCTCGCATATCCTGACGATGTGCGCGTGAAAGTCCGCGACCGCACCGCCCTCGCGAGCGTAAAGTGTCGGGTTCGTCGTAACTCCCGCCAACACTCCCCAGCTTGCCGCCTTCTTAATCTCTTCGAGATTGGCGGTATCCAGGAAAAACTTCACTTCTCTTCCCTCCTACTTGTAGATCACCAATGACAGACCTACCGATGCGCGCCGTATTCGTCCTCTATCGCTAGCCGAACGACATGCTCGAGGACATCGGCAACGGTCAAATCCAGTTGATGGCTGGCGAGGACGGGCGTTCCGTGCTCGCGAGCCAGATCCTCAATGTAATATCCGAGCAATCGAATATTGTCGAAATTTGAACGGTACCGCTCAAACGGACGTGTCCCGTCGGTCTGAATTTCCCGAATGTAAAAGTGACTGCGGTGCGA
This genomic window contains:
- the fsa gene encoding fructose-6-phosphate aldolase, with protein sequence MKFFLDTANLEEIKKAASWGVLAGVTTNPTLYAREGGAVADFHAHIVRICEIVEGPVSAEVISLNREEMVAEGEALAALHPNVVVKVPVTPEGLAATRELFAQGIDVNMTLCFTVPQALLAARAGAAYVSPFIGRFDDISEHGVEHLANIVQALGNYDFGHKVEVIAASVRHPEHVLQAALIGADIATVPMATLERCVQHPLTDRGIAAFLADWEKVGN